The following are encoded together in the Serratia sp. UGAL515B_01 genome:
- a CDS encoding cytochrome c — MKILSPSLLALLVLSTNTLAAEDTTLVTHVTHGEYLARAGDCAACHTSPNGTAFAGGLKMTTPVGAIYSTNITPDQKTGIGEYNLQEFADALRKGVARDGRRLYPAMPYPSFAKISDDDIRDLYLYFMHRVTPVTQKNLHSDIPWPLSIRWPLAIWNSLFLEGGVYQPKASRGQQWDRGAYLVQGLGHCGTCHTPRGIGFQEKALNEMDKTYLSGGTLEGWHAPNLRGDTLTGLGAWSEKDLTLFLKTGHTEKFSAFGSMVDVIQNSTQHLSDEDLRSIAVYLKSLPAESESNVKKPLHATAPPSTLYTTDKGNPGGQAYLDNCAACHRSDGQGYGNTFPQLARNPALLSEDPSSVISIILHGSRTPITASAPTGLTMPDFGWRLSDEQVAQIANFVRNSWGNNAAQVKTDQVKKIREDGANKTASP; from the coding sequence TACCAACACGTTAGCCGCAGAAGACACCACGTTAGTCACGCACGTCACACATGGTGAATACCTAGCTCGCGCCGGTGACTGTGCCGCATGCCATACATCACCAAACGGTACAGCATTTGCTGGTGGCCTTAAGATGACCACGCCCGTTGGCGCGATTTATTCTACCAATATTACCCCTGACCAGAAGACAGGCATCGGTGAATACAATCTGCAAGAATTTGCCGATGCGCTACGTAAAGGTGTGGCCCGCGATGGCAGACGATTGTACCCGGCAATGCCTTATCCCTCTTTTGCCAAGATCAGTGATGATGACATCCGTGATTTGTACCTCTACTTCATGCACCGGGTCACGCCTGTAACGCAAAAAAACCTGCATAGTGACATTCCGTGGCCACTGAGTATTCGTTGGCCATTGGCGATATGGAATAGTCTGTTTCTTGAAGGCGGGGTGTATCAGCCCAAGGCAAGCCGAGGGCAACAATGGGATCGTGGTGCCTACCTGGTGCAAGGGTTGGGGCATTGTGGCACCTGCCATACGCCACGCGGCATCGGTTTCCAAGAAAAAGCGCTGAATGAGATGGATAAAACCTACCTGAGTGGTGGAACGCTCGAAGGTTGGCATGCACCCAATCTGCGAGGCGACACGCTCACTGGATTAGGTGCCTGGAGCGAAAAAGATCTGACTCTCTTCCTGAAAACCGGTCATACCGAGAAGTTTTCCGCCTTCGGCTCCATGGTTGACGTAATACAAAACAGCACACAGCATCTCAGCGATGAGGATTTACGGTCAATAGCCGTTTATCTAAAATCACTGCCAGCGGAAAGTGAAAGTAATGTGAAAAAACCGCTTCATGCTACTGCGCCGCCGTCAACGCTGTACACCACCGATAAAGGCAATCCCGGTGGACAAGCTTATCTTGATAACTGCGCCGCATGCCACCGTAGTGATGGTCAGGGTTATGGCAACACCTTTCCACAGTTGGCCCGTAACCCAGCCTTACTATCAGAAGATCCTTCTTCGGTTATCAGTATTATTCTCCATGGTTCACGCACCCCAATAACTGCCAGCGCGCCTACCGGACTGACCATGCCAGACTTCGGTTGGCGTTTAAGTGATGAGCAAGTAGCCCAGATCGCTAATTTTGTGCGAAACAGTTGGGGAAATAACGCTGCACAGGTCAAAACCGACCAAGTCAAAAAAATACGGGAGGACGGTGCTAACAAAACGGCTTCACCGTAA
- the potB gene encoding spermidine/putrescine ABC transporter permease PotB, with protein MKKSRNLLQNLVIGGAVAWLVLFVFIPNLMIIGTSFLTRDDANLVQLVFTLDNYARLFDPLYAQVMLHSLNMALIATLCCLLLGYPFAYILAQLPPKIRPLLLFLLIVPFWTNSLIRIYGLKLFLSTRGYLNEFLLWAGLIDTPFHIMYTSEAVIIGLVYILLPFMVMPLYSSLEKLDKSCIEAARDLGANKFQTFIRIVIPLTMPGIIAGCLLVLLPAMGLFYVADLMGGAKNLLIGSVIKSQFLNIRDWPFGAATSICLTLIMGLMLWIYYRAARLLNKKGEWE; from the coding sequence ATGAAGAAATCACGTAATCTGCTTCAGAATCTGGTGATCGGCGGTGCAGTTGCCTGGCTCGTTCTGTTTGTTTTTATCCCGAATCTGATGATTATCGGTACTAGTTTCCTGACCCGCGACGACGCCAACCTGGTACAACTGGTGTTCACTCTGGATAACTATGCCCGCCTGTTTGATCCCCTTTACGCACAGGTGATGCTGCACTCGTTAAATATGGCGCTGATCGCGACATTGTGTTGCCTGCTACTCGGCTATCCTTTTGCCTACATTCTGGCCCAATTGCCACCGAAGATACGCCCATTGTTACTGTTTCTGCTGATTGTACCGTTCTGGACCAATTCGTTGATTCGTATTTATGGCCTTAAGCTGTTTCTGAGTACTCGGGGTTACCTGAACGAATTTCTGTTGTGGGCAGGGTTAATCGACACGCCGTTTCACATTATGTACACCTCAGAAGCAGTGATCATCGGGTTAGTCTATATCCTGCTGCCTTTTATGGTGATGCCACTCTATTCCAGTCTGGAAAAGCTGGATAAGTCCTGTATCGAGGCAGCCCGCGATCTTGGCGCCAACAAATTTCAGACTTTTATTCGAATCGTCATTCCACTGACCATGCCAGGTATTATTGCTGGCTGCTTGTTAGTGCTGCTACCCGCCATGGGCTTGTTCTATGTGGCCGATTTAATGGGGGGAGCTAAAAACCTGTTAATTGGCAGTGTCATCAAGAGCCAATTCCTGAATATCCGCGACTGGCCATTTGGTGCCGCCACCAGCATTTGCCTGACGTTAATCATGGGGTTAATGCTGTGGATCTATTATCGTGCCGCCAGATTGCTAAATAAAAAGGGGGAATGGGAATGA
- the potA gene encoding spermidine/putrescine ABC transporter ATP-binding protein PotA has product MTENNSLVILNALSKSFGGKEIISNLHLEINDGEFLTILGPSGCGKTTVLRLIAGLESADQGQILLDGQDITAIPAEHRHVNTVFQSYALFPHMTVFENVAFGLRMQKAPAAELIPRVEEALRMVQLEEFAQRRPHQLSGGQQQRVAIARAVVNKPKVLLLDESLSALDYKLRKQMQNELKALQRKLGITFVFVTHDQEEALTMSDRIVVMRDGRIEQDGTPREIYEEPANLFVASFIGEINIFDATVLHRLDSQRLRACVEGRECDIYATLPVKPGQSLKVLLRPEDLRVEEVNDSEQIDGLIGYVRERNYKGMTLESVVELENGKMVMVSEFFNEDDPDFDHSLNQKMALTWVESWEVVLNDEEIT; this is encoded by the coding sequence ATGACTGAGAACAATTCTCTGGTAATACTCAACGCCTTGAGCAAAAGCTTTGGCGGCAAAGAAATCATCAGCAATCTCCACCTTGAGATTAACGACGGGGAATTTCTGACTATCCTTGGCCCATCGGGTTGCGGTAAAACTACCGTACTGCGCCTGATTGCCGGGCTGGAAAGCGCCGATCAAGGGCAAATTCTGCTGGATGGGCAAGATATCACGGCAATCCCCGCCGAACATCGCCACGTTAATACCGTTTTTCAGAGCTATGCGCTTTTCCCTCACATGACGGTATTTGAGAACGTAGCCTTTGGCCTACGTATGCAAAAGGCACCAGCCGCGGAGCTGATACCTCGCGTTGAAGAAGCCTTGCGGATGGTACAATTAGAGGAGTTTGCCCAACGCCGCCCGCATCAACTATCTGGTGGTCAGCAACAGCGAGTTGCCATCGCACGCGCAGTGGTGAATAAACCCAAGGTGCTGCTGTTGGATGAGTCACTTTCTGCTCTTGACTATAAGTTGCGCAAACAGATGCAGAACGAGCTTAAAGCCTTGCAACGAAAGCTGGGTATCACTTTTGTTTTCGTTACGCACGACCAAGAAGAAGCGTTGACCATGTCGGACCGTATTGTGGTGATGCGTGATGGACGTATCGAGCAAGATGGTACACCAAGAGAGATTTATGAAGAGCCCGCCAACCTGTTTGTAGCCAGTTTTATCGGCGAGATAAACATTTTCGATGCTACAGTGTTGCATCGTCTCGACTCTCAGCGGCTCAGAGCCTGTGTCGAAGGCCGCGAATGTGATATCTATGCGACCCTTCCGGTTAAACCGGGACAATCGCTTAAAGTTCTATTGCGTCCGGAAGACTTACGCGTTGAGGAAGTTAACGACAGTGAACAGATCGATGGGCTGATCGGCTACGTCCGCGAACGGAACTATAAAGGTATGACGTTAGAATCCGTCGTTGAACTGGAAAACGGTAAGATGGTGATGGTCAGTGAATTTTTTAATGAAGATGATCCTGATTTCGACCACTCGTTGAACCAGAAAATGGCGTTAACCTGGGTAGAAAGCTGGGAGGTGGTGCTGAACGATGAAGAAATCACGTAA
- the pepT gene encoding peptidase T, translating into MDKLLDRFFSYVSFDTQAKVNVKNVPSTEGQLKLAQALRQEMIELGFKQVSLTEHGCVMGILPGNVAWSVPTIGFISHLDTSPDFSGKHVAPQIVENYRGGDIALGIGDEVLSPVTFPILHQMLGQTLITTDGKTLLGADDKAGIAEILTAMMRLKQKNIPHGDISVAFTPDEEVGKGGQFFDVDAFNAEWAYTVDGGGVGELECENFNAAAVMVKIAGNNVHPGSAKGVMVNALSLATRFHQSLPGDETPENTEGYQGFFHLGSIKGNVERAEMHYILRDFERDGFEARKRTMIEVAQKVGRGLPQSCYIEVMIEDNYYNMREQVAKHPHVIKLAQQAMRDCDIEPIMKPIRGGTDGAQLSFKGLPCPNLFTGGHNFHGKHEFITLEGMEKAVAVIMRIAALTAERAKC; encoded by the coding sequence ATGGATAAACTACTCGATCGCTTTTTTAGCTATGTTTCATTCGATACGCAGGCAAAAGTCAATGTCAAAAATGTGCCGAGTACCGAAGGACAACTGAAGTTGGCGCAGGCGTTGCGACAGGAAATGATTGAACTGGGATTTAAACAGGTGTCGCTTACTGAACACGGCTGCGTAATGGGTATATTACCTGGTAATGTGGCATGGTCAGTCCCGACGATTGGGTTTATTTCTCATCTTGATACCTCACCGGATTTTTCTGGCAAGCATGTGGCACCACAAATTGTAGAAAATTATCGAGGTGGTGATATTGCCTTGGGCATTGGTGATGAAGTGTTATCGCCAGTGACGTTCCCGATCCTGCATCAGATGCTGGGGCAAACGCTAATCACTACCGATGGCAAGACGCTGCTCGGTGCGGATGATAAAGCAGGTATTGCCGAAATATTGACGGCAATGATGCGTCTGAAGCAGAAAAATATTCCGCACGGTGATATAAGCGTGGCTTTTACCCCAGATGAAGAGGTGGGTAAAGGAGGACAATTCTTCGATGTTGATGCCTTTAATGCTGAATGGGCGTATACCGTTGATGGTGGTGGTGTGGGTGAATTGGAATGTGAAAATTTCAATGCGGCAGCAGTGATGGTTAAAATTGCCGGCAACAACGTTCATCCAGGTAGCGCCAAAGGGGTCATGGTTAATGCACTGTCGCTGGCAACCCGTTTTCATCAGTCACTACCTGGCGATGAAACGCCAGAGAATACGGAAGGTTATCAGGGATTCTTCCATCTGGGGAGCATCAAGGGAAATGTAGAGCGTGCAGAGATGCATTATATTCTGCGTGATTTTGAACGTGACGGGTTTGAAGCACGTAAACGCACGATGATTGAAGTAGCACAAAAAGTCGGGCGCGGTTTGCCACAGAGTTGTTACATAGAAGTGATGATCGAGGATAATTATTACAACATGCGTGAGCAGGTTGCCAAGCATCCTCATGTGATTAAGCTGGCGCAACAAGCAATGCGCGATTGTGATATCGAGCCAATAATGAAACCTATCCGTGGCGGAACAGATGGTGCACAGCTGTCGTTTAAAGGTCTACCTTGCCCAAATTTGTTCACTGGTGGCCACAATTTCCATGGTAAACATGAGTTCATCACCCTAGAGGGGATGGAGAAGGCGGTGGCCGTTATCATGCGGATTGCTGCACTCACGGCTGAGCGAGCCAAGTGTTAG
- the phoP gene encoding two-component system response regulator PhoP, whose amino-acid sequence MRVLVVEDNGLLRHHLSVQMREMGHQVDAAEDAKEADYFLQEHAPDIAIVDLGLPGEDGLSLIRRWRANQMRLPILVLTARESWQDKVAVLEAGADDYVTKPFHLEEVIARMQALMRRNSGLASQVIVLPPFQIDLSRRELSVNEQQIKLTAFEYTIIETLIRNAGKVVSKDSLMLQLYPDAELRESHTIDVLMGRLRKKMQAEYPQDVITTVRGQGYRFDIK is encoded by the coding sequence ATGAGAGTATTGGTTGTAGAAGATAATGGTTTGCTGCGTCACCACCTCTCTGTACAAATGCGCGAAATGGGGCACCAGGTTGATGCCGCAGAAGACGCCAAAGAGGCTGACTACTTCCTGCAAGAACATGCACCTGATATCGCTATTGTCGATCTGGGTTTGCCTGGTGAAGATGGCCTAAGCCTTATCCGACGCTGGAGGGCTAATCAGATGAGGTTACCTATTCTGGTCTTAACGGCCCGTGAAAGCTGGCAGGATAAAGTCGCCGTGCTGGAAGCAGGTGCCGATGATTACGTGACCAAACCGTTCCATCTGGAGGAAGTCATTGCCCGTATGCAAGCCCTGATGCGTCGCAACAGTGGCTTGGCGTCACAAGTGATCGTTCTGCCACCATTCCAGATCGACCTTTCGCGTCGTGAGCTCAGCGTAAACGAGCAGCAAATCAAACTGACGGCATTTGAATACACAATTATTGAGACACTGATCCGTAACGCAGGTAAAGTGGTGAGCAAAGATTCTCTGATGCTGCAACTTTACCCGGATGCAGAACTGCGCGAAAGTCATACCATTGACGTGTTAATGGGCCGTCTTCGTAAAAAAATGCAGGCCGAATACCCGCAGGACGTCATTACAACCGTGCGTGGGCAAGGTTATCGTTTCGATATTAAGTGA
- the potC gene encoding spermidine/putrescine ABC transporter permease PotC → MIGRLLRGGFMTLIYAYLYIPIVILIVNSFNTSRFGISWKGFTTNWYNTLINNDSLLQAAGHSLIMATLSASFATLIGSLTAVALYRYRFRGKPFVSGMLFVVMMSPDIVMAISLLVLFMVLGVSLGFWSLFFSHITFCLPFVVITVYSRLKGFDVRMLEAARDLGASEIVILRKIILPLAMPAIAAGWLLSFTLSMDDVVVSSFVTGPSYEILPLKIYSMVKVGVSPEVNALATILLLLSLILVFTSQIILRDRHTR, encoded by the coding sequence ATGATAGGACGTCTGTTACGCGGCGGTTTCATGACCCTGATTTACGCCTATCTCTATATCCCTATCGTGATCCTGATCGTTAATTCGTTCAATACGTCACGCTTTGGTATTAGCTGGAAAGGTTTTACCACCAATTGGTACAACACATTGATCAACAACGACAGTCTGCTGCAAGCCGCAGGCCACTCGCTGATTATGGCAACGCTCTCCGCCAGCTTTGCCACGCTGATCGGTTCTCTCACTGCCGTGGCACTCTACCGTTATCGTTTTCGCGGCAAGCCTTTTGTCAGTGGGATGCTTTTTGTCGTGATGATGTCGCCGGATATTGTCATGGCGATCTCTTTGTTAGTACTGTTTATGGTGCTGGGGGTCTCATTAGGCTTTTGGTCTCTGTTTTTTTCGCATATCACCTTCTGTCTGCCTTTTGTGGTTATCACCGTTTATTCCCGTCTAAAAGGCTTTGATGTAAGAATGTTGGAAGCGGCACGCGATCTCGGGGCCAGTGAAATTGTCATTTTGCGCAAAATCATTTTGCCGTTAGCAATGCCAGCAATCGCTGCCGGTTGGCTATTAAGCTTTACACTCTCTATGGATGATGTAGTGGTCTCGTCGTTCGTAACCGGGCCTAGCTACGAGATCCTACCGTTGAAGATCTACTCAATGGTAAAAGTCGGCGTATCACCAGAAGTCAATGCACTGGCAACCATTCTACTGCTGTTATCGTTGATACTGGTTTTTACCAGCCAAATAATCCTGCGCGATCGCCACACTCGCTGA
- a CDS encoding cupin domain-containing protein: MDYQLDLDWNDFLQRYWQKRPVILKRGFNNFIDPISPDELAGLAMENEVDSRLVSHQEGRWQVAHGPFESFDHLAENNWSLLVQAVDHWHEASRALMLPFRKLPDWRMDDLMISFSVPGGGVGPHLDQYDVFIIQGTGRRRWRVGEKVPMKQHSPHPDLLQVAPFDAIIDEVMESGDILYIPPGFPHEGYSLENALNYSIGFRAPNSRELVSGFADYVLARELGGYRYSDPNITLRDNPALILPHEVDSLRQMMLDLVQQPEHFQHWFGEFISQSRHELDIAPPEPPYQAGEIYQLLQQDEPLQRLGGLRVLRVGDQCFVNGELIESEHLQALDALCNNFIVPAEKLGDAVDDPSFLALLTALINSGYWYFNN, from the coding sequence ATGGATTATCAATTAGACTTGGACTGGAACGACTTTTTGCAGCGTTATTGGCAAAAGCGTCCAGTGATCCTCAAACGTGGTTTTAATAATTTTATCGACCCAATCTCTCCGGATGAGTTGGCCGGATTGGCAATGGAAAATGAAGTAGATAGTCGATTAGTGAGCCATCAGGAAGGCCGTTGGCAGGTTGCACACGGCCCGTTTGAGAGTTTTGACCATTTGGCTGAGAACAACTGGTCACTACTGGTTCAGGCCGTTGATCACTGGCATGAGGCTTCAAGAGCGTTGATGCTCCCATTCCGCAAACTGCCGGACTGGCGCATGGATGATCTGATGATTTCGTTTTCAGTACCAGGCGGAGGCGTCGGACCGCACCTTGATCAATATGATGTATTCATCATCCAGGGAACTGGCCGCCGCCGTTGGCGCGTGGGTGAGAAAGTGCCAATGAAACAGCACAGTCCACACCCTGACCTGCTTCAAGTGGCTCCCTTTGATGCCATCATTGATGAAGTGATGGAATCGGGCGATATTCTGTATATCCCACCGGGATTCCCACACGAAGGATACTCGCTGGAGAATGCACTTAACTATTCCATAGGTTTTCGCGCACCAAATAGCCGCGAATTGGTGAGCGGCTTTGCCGATTACGTATTAGCTCGGGAACTCGGCGGCTATCGCTACAGCGATCCAAACATAACTCTGCGTGACAATCCTGCCCTGATCCTGCCTCATGAAGTCGATAGCCTGCGCCAGATGATGCTGGATCTGGTTCAGCAACCTGAACACTTCCAGCACTGGTTTGGTGAGTTTATCTCGCAGTCACGCCACGAACTGGATATCGCTCCTCCGGAGCCGCCCTATCAGGCAGGTGAGATCTATCAACTGCTTCAACAAGATGAACCGTTACAACGATTGGGTGGCCTGCGCGTACTGCGCGTTGGGGATCAATGCTTCGTGAATGGCGAGCTGATTGAGAGCGAACATCTGCAAGCGCTCGATGCACTGTGCAATAACTTTATCGTGCCCGCAGAAAAGCTGGGAGATGCTGTCGATGACCCTTCCTTCCTGGCTTTGCTGACAGCGCTTATCAACAGCGGTTATTGGTATTTTAACAACTAA
- the phoQ gene encoding two-component system sensor histidine kinase PhoQ yields MFKKVKKPFSLRARFLMATAGVILALSLSYGFVAVVGYSVSFDKTSFRLLRGESNLFFSLAQWKDQKLTITIPTEFDINTPTLVFIYDDKGKLLWSQRSVPELEKHIQKKWLEGSGFYEIDTDTRTSSQVLGDNPAAQNQLKHYDDNDQNALTHSVAVNTYAATASLPALTIVVVDSIPQELQRSGVVWEWFSYVLLANLLLVVPLLWLAAYWSLHPIKTLVAQVRQLENGEREQLDENPPCELRSLVRNLNILVRNERQRYTKYSTTLSDLTHSLKTPLAVLQTTLRSLRSGKQTTIEEAEPIMLEQIGRISQQIGYYLHRASFNSGQTVLKREVHSVSALLDSLCVALNKVYQRKGVVITLDISPELTFIGEKNDFMEVMGNVLENACKYCLEFVEVTSLHSNKYLTIVIDDDGPGIPKSKRELIFQRGQRVDTLRPGQGIGLSVAADIIEQYDGQITITDSPLGGARMEVTFARQHDQHHHE; encoded by the coding sequence ATGTTCAAAAAAGTTAAAAAGCCCTTTTCACTACGCGCTCGTTTCTTAATGGCGACAGCTGGGGTCATCCTGGCCCTGTCACTCTCCTATGGGTTTGTGGCGGTTGTGGGATATAGCGTCAGTTTTGATAAAACATCTTTCCGTCTACTACGCGGTGAGAGCAATCTATTCTTTAGCCTGGCGCAGTGGAAAGACCAAAAGCTGACCATTACTATCCCCACCGAGTTTGATATCAACACGCCAACGCTGGTTTTTATCTACGATGATAAAGGGAAGCTGTTATGGAGCCAGCGTTCCGTGCCTGAACTGGAAAAACACATTCAGAAAAAATGGCTCGAAGGATCGGGTTTTTATGAGATCGATACCGATACTCGTACCAGTAGCCAGGTTTTAGGTGATAACCCCGCAGCACAAAACCAGCTTAAACACTATGACGATAATGACCAAAATGCCCTGACCCACTCGGTCGCCGTCAATACCTATGCCGCAACGGCAAGCTTACCCGCTCTCACCATTGTCGTAGTTGACAGCATCCCACAGGAACTACAGCGCTCCGGCGTAGTCTGGGAGTGGTTCAGCTACGTGTTACTCGCCAACCTACTGCTGGTCGTGCCCTTGTTATGGCTGGCCGCCTATTGGAGTCTGCATCCCATCAAAACACTGGTGGCACAAGTCAGGCAGTTGGAAAATGGCGAGCGCGAGCAGCTTGATGAAAACCCTCCCTGTGAACTACGGAGCTTAGTACGTAACCTCAACATTCTGGTACGTAATGAACGCCAGCGATATACCAAATACAGCACAACGCTGTCGGACCTGACTCACAGCCTGAAAACCCCGCTGGCTGTATTGCAAACCACTCTGCGATCGCTACGTTCTGGCAAACAGACCACGATCGAAGAAGCCGAGCCGATCATGCTCGAACAGATCGGTCGGATCTCACAACAAATTGGCTATTATCTCCACCGAGCCAGTTTCAACTCTGGCCAGACGGTACTGAAGCGGGAAGTTCATTCTGTTTCAGCCCTGCTTGATAGTCTGTGTGTTGCATTAAATAAAGTTTATCAACGTAAAGGGGTCGTGATTACTCTCGATATTTCACCTGAATTGACGTTTATAGGCGAGAAGAACGATTTTATGGAGGTAATGGGCAACGTTTTGGAGAACGCCTGCAAATATTGCCTGGAGTTTGTTGAAGTCACCTCGTTACATTCAAACAAATATCTGACTATAGTGATTGATGATGACGGTCCTGGTATCCCAAAAAGCAAACGTGAACTGATTTTTCAGCGCGGTCAACGCGTTGATACCCTCCGTCCTGGTCAAGGCATTGGTCTTTCGGTCGCCGCAGATATCATCGAACAATATGATGGACAAATCACTATCACTGACAGCCCGCTAGGCGGTGCACGCATGGAAGTGACTTTTGCACGTCAGCACGATCAACATCATCACGAGTAA